In Haloarcula hispanica ATCC 33960, one DNA window encodes the following:
- a CDS encoding proton-conducting transporter transmembrane domain-containing protein — protein MSGHNSPKTVGSLPDTTADSPLVPVALTWLVWSMFAASIAVLAVRVRTGVAWEIPGVVAVDGLTVLMWVVATFFSGIVHSYSRRYLAGSRLKTGFFATVFGFTVVVMGLVAADHLALFGALWLAMGLLMAKLIGIVGGWDQAQAAATVARKYFIASSALLAVALTALWWTTDATTVTGVTAAADALGGPVWLVAAGALVLAAMIQSALLPFHGWLLSSMTAPTPASALMHAGFVNAGGILLTRFAPVITVDPALMLAIVAVGGASAIGGKLLKSVQTDIKGKLGCSTVGQMGFMIMQAGLGFFGAAITHLILHGFYKAYQFLSAGGQIEHTSPSEGTPHTVGTTTSIIGVIVTLLTGIAGGAVFAVLTGKGTKVGSGLLLTFFVVFTTLHAARSAVQHTSLPTAARYGAVPVVFFPAIVIYAAVYTGVSGLMPVSPATTELTLLHGIIAVVFVGIYTGIETGVHERSQRLYVALLNAGQPAADTVLTATEDYNEY, from the coding sequence ATGTCAGGACACAACTCACCGAAGACGGTTGGATCACTCCCGGACACGACGGCTGACTCGCCGCTCGTACCCGTCGCACTCACATGGCTCGTGTGGTCGATGTTTGCCGCGAGCATTGCTGTGCTTGCCGTTCGGGTCCGAACCGGAGTCGCGTGGGAGATACCCGGCGTTGTTGCTGTCGATGGGCTGACCGTCCTGATGTGGGTGGTCGCCACCTTCTTCAGCGGTATCGTTCACAGCTACTCGCGCCGCTACCTGGCAGGCAGCCGCCTTAAAACGGGCTTTTTCGCCACCGTATTCGGTTTCACGGTGGTCGTGATGGGACTGGTCGCGGCTGACCACCTTGCCCTGTTCGGGGCGCTGTGGCTCGCGATGGGGCTGCTGATGGCGAAACTCATCGGAATCGTCGGCGGCTGGGACCAGGCACAGGCGGCTGCGACGGTCGCCCGCAAGTACTTCATCGCCAGCAGCGCGCTTCTCGCCGTCGCGCTAACGGCGCTGTGGTGGACGACCGATGCGACCACAGTCACCGGAGTTACGGCGGCTGCCGACGCACTCGGTGGCCCGGTGTGGCTGGTCGCCGCCGGCGCGCTCGTGCTCGCAGCGATGATTCAGTCCGCTCTGCTCCCGTTCCACGGCTGGCTTCTCTCTTCGATGACCGCACCGACGCCCGCCTCGGCGCTGATGCACGCTGGATTCGTCAACGCCGGCGGCATCCTGTTGACCCGCTTCGCCCCAGTCATCACTGTCGACCCTGCGCTCATGCTCGCAATCGTCGCCGTCGGCGGTGCAAGCGCCATCGGCGGGAAACTCCTGAAGTCGGTCCAGACTGACATCAAGGGCAAACTCGGCTGTTCGACGGTCGGCCAGATGGGATTCATGATCATGCAGGCCGGCCTCGGCTTCTTCGGGGCTGCTATTACCCACCTCATCCTCCACGGCTTCTACAAGGCCTACCAGTTCCTCAGTGCCGGCGGCCAAATTGAACACACTAGCCCGAGCGAGGGGACGCCACACACGGTAGGAACGACGACGAGCATTATCGGTGTCATCGTCACACTGCTGACCGGCATCGCCGGCGGCGCAGTGTTCGCGGTGCTGACGGGGAAAGGGACGAAGGTCGGCAGCGGCCTCCTGCTGACGTTCTTTGTGGTGTTCACGACGCTCCACGCGGCCCGTAGCGCCGTACAGCATACCTCGCTTCCAACGGCGGCCCGCTACGGGGCCGTCCCAGTGGTCTTCTTCCCGGCTATCGTCATCTACGCCGCGGTCTATACGGGCGTCTCGGGGCTCATGCCTGTCAGCCCGGCAACGACGGAACTGACCCTGCTCCACGGCATTATCGCCGTCGTCTTCGTCGGCATCTACACCGGCATCGAGACCGGGGTTCACGAGCGCAGCCAGCGCCTCTACGTGGCGCTGCTGAACGCCGGTCAACCGGCAGCTGACACTGTGCTCACTGCTACGGAGGACTACAATGAGTACTGA
- a CDS encoding DUF2309 domain-containing protein has protein sequence MSTESTIHDSIDTAATTVGSLWPIHSFVTANPLTGFEDQPFSEAVTQAADLLGGRGYPSAETFRAALQHGQIDPEILDAELSEAGYENDPEVLLDRMATATDASKSDSDTATDRVDQVLTKWLSTFLDEGSAHWSMPNREAGFYTAFRGVAEHDSEIPDEGIITDLPETPTAAIEAVLAPYPVSQWVPVFEEQLTALPGWTGLIKQRADDGGVWQSAYPISLAGYLAARLALLDAVGADIAPSNDSIDPDPAAELAGAFLRAWEATYRGDLVETVAAESQSLADSDKSGCPDAQMVFCIDTRSEIIRRHIEAAGDYETHGYAGFFGIPMEYQGYDTDVSVNACPPILDPQHHVTDVPTDDDTQASHDRLSGIRETADEIIETVEANAATAYGYVETAGSGYGLALAARTLVPGRVHDLFDAVDDSVPDEHEFCDPLVHHQHTYAGDLPVGLTTDEKVEYAATAFDLMGWETFSRLVVFTGHASETTNNPYDSSLDCGACAGNPGGPNARVLAKICNDDEVRAALRDRGFEIPEDTVFLAGEHNTTTDEVELYDSDVPESHAADLDQLRADLATARENAAAERAESMGADTSSGVTETERRAADWAETRPEWGLAGNAGFVVGPRELTSDVDLGGRAFLHSYDWSTDADGEALEAILTGPMVVTQWINTQYYFSTVDNAVYGSGSKVTHNPVGNVGVYQGNGGDLMTGLPLQSLMAADDDPYHQPLRLSTVIHAPVDRVNGVLAEHPELADLLDNNWLSLTVVDPTQDHRAFEYERDLEWSPVSDLSEAEATEPFAPAAAND, from the coding sequence ATGAGTACTGAATCCACCATCCACGACAGTATCGACACCGCAGCGACCACCGTCGGCTCCCTCTGGCCCATCCACTCGTTCGTGACAGCAAACCCCCTCACGGGGTTCGAGGACCAGCCGTTCAGTGAGGCAGTCACGCAGGCAGCCGACCTGTTGGGCGGCCGTGGCTACCCCAGCGCGGAGACGTTCCGTGCGGCGCTACAACACGGCCAGATAGACCCGGAGATTCTCGACGCGGAACTCTCCGAGGCCGGCTACGAGAACGACCCCGAGGTACTGCTCGACCGGATGGCCACAGCGACCGATGCCTCGAAAAGCGATTCCGACACCGCCACCGACCGCGTCGACCAGGTGCTGACGAAGTGGCTGTCGACGTTCCTCGACGAGGGGAGCGCCCACTGGTCGATGCCGAACCGCGAAGCGGGATTCTACACAGCTTTCCGCGGAGTGGCTGAGCACGACAGCGAAATCCCCGACGAGGGAATTATTACTGATCTGCCCGAAACGCCGACTGCGGCCATCGAAGCGGTGCTCGCACCGTACCCGGTGAGTCAGTGGGTGCCGGTTTTCGAGGAGCAACTGACCGCCCTCCCGGGCTGGACAGGACTCATCAAGCAGCGTGCCGACGACGGGGGCGTGTGGCAGTCGGCGTACCCGATTTCACTGGCGGGGTACCTCGCGGCGCGTCTGGCCCTGCTAGATGCCGTCGGTGCTGATATCGCCCCCTCGAACGACAGCATCGACCCGGACCCGGCCGCCGAACTCGCCGGGGCGTTCCTGCGCGCCTGGGAGGCGACCTACCGCGGCGACCTCGTCGAGACCGTCGCCGCGGAGAGCCAGTCGCTCGCCGACAGTGACAAATCGGGCTGCCCGGACGCACAGATGGTCTTCTGTATCGACACGCGCTCGGAGATCATCCGCCGTCACATCGAGGCCGCGGGCGACTACGAGACCCATGGGTACGCCGGTTTCTTCGGGATCCCGATGGAGTACCAGGGATACGACACCGACGTGTCTGTCAATGCCTGTCCACCGATTCTCGACCCGCAGCACCACGTCACCGACGTGCCGACCGACGACGACACCCAGGCGAGCCACGACCGCTTGTCGGGCATCCGTGAGACCGCCGACGAAATCATCGAAACGGTAGAGGCCAACGCCGCCACAGCTTACGGCTACGTCGAGACTGCCGGGAGCGGGTACGGCCTCGCGCTCGCAGCCCGCACCCTCGTCCCCGGGCGCGTGCATGACCTGTTCGATGCGGTCGACGACTCGGTACCCGATGAACACGAGTTCTGTGACCCGCTCGTCCACCACCAGCACACCTACGCCGGTGACCTGCCGGTGGGACTGACCACCGACGAGAAAGTCGAGTACGCCGCCACCGCGTTCGACCTGATGGGCTGGGAGACGTTCAGCCGCCTCGTCGTCTTCACCGGGCATGCCAGTGAGACGACCAACAATCCCTACGATTCGAGTCTGGACTGTGGGGCCTGCGCCGGAAATCCCGGCGGCCCGAACGCCCGCGTGCTGGCGAAAATCTGCAACGACGACGAGGTCAGGGCCGCGCTCCGCGACCGCGGTTTCGAAATCCCCGAAGACACCGTCTTCCTCGCTGGCGAACACAACACGACGACTGACGAGGTGGAACTGTACGACAGCGACGTACCCGAGAGCCACGCTGCCGATCTCGACCAGTTGCGCGCCGACCTCGCCACTGCCCGCGAGAACGCGGCCGCCGAGCGTGCCGAGTCCATGGGTGCCGACACCTCATCAGGGGTCACCGAGACGGAGCGCCGCGCCGCCGACTGGGCCGAGACCCGCCCCGAGTGGGGCCTGGCCGGCAACGCCGGCTTCGTCGTCGGCCCCCGCGAACTGACGAGTGATGTCGACCTCGGCGGCCGCGCGTTCCTCCACTCCTACGACTGGTCGACTGACGCTGACGGCGAGGCGCTGGAAGCGATACTCACCGGCCCGATGGTCGTCACGCAGTGGATCAACACCCAGTACTACTTCTCGACGGTCGACAACGCCGTCTACGGGAGCGGCTCGAAGGTGACCCACAACCCCGTCGGCAACGTCGGCGTCTACCAGGGCAACGGCGGCGACCTGATGACCGGCCTGCCGCTCCAGTCGCTGATGGCGGCCGACGACGACCCGTACCACCAGCCGCTCCGCCTCTCGACGGTCATCCACGCTCCGGTCGACCGCGTCAACGGCGTCCTCGCTGAACACCCGGAACTGGCAGACCTACTCGACAACAACTGGCTCTCGTTGACAGTCGTCGATCCCACGCAGGACCACCGTGCCTTCGAGTACGAGCGTGACCTAGAGTGGTCGCCGGTGTCTGACCTGTCAGAAGCTGAAGCGACGGAACCGTTCGCACCCGCGGCCGCAAACGACTAA